A stretch of the Arthrobacter stackebrandtii genome encodes the following:
- the folE gene encoding GTP cyclohydrolase I FolE, with product MTDYDDEPGFAPGGTPGAAGAGDGHKVDLPRIEAAVREILLAIGEDPERSGLLDTPKRVAKAYGEVFAGLHQDPADVLGTTFDIAHEEMVLVKDIPFYSTCEHHLVPFHGSAHVGYIPSSDGRVTGLSKLARLVDIFAKRPQVQERLTSQIADALIEHLKPRGAIVVVECEHMCMSMRGVRKPGAKTVTSAVRGLLHEPATRAEAMSLILGR from the coding sequence GTGACTGATTACGACGACGAACCCGGCTTCGCGCCCGGCGGCACCCCTGGTGCCGCCGGGGCAGGCGACGGACACAAGGTGGACCTGCCCCGCATCGAGGCCGCCGTCCGTGAGATCCTGCTGGCCATCGGCGAGGACCCGGAACGCAGCGGACTGCTGGACACGCCCAAGCGGGTGGCCAAGGCCTACGGCGAAGTCTTCGCAGGCCTGCACCAGGACCCGGCCGATGTTTTGGGCACCACCTTTGACATCGCCCACGAGGAAATGGTGCTCGTCAAGGACATCCCGTTCTACTCCACCTGTGAACACCACCTTGTCCCGTTCCACGGCAGTGCGCACGTGGGCTACATCCCGTCGTCGGACGGCCGGGTGACAGGGCTGAGCAAGCTGGCCCGCCTCGTGGACATTTTCGCCAAGCGCCCCCAGGTCCAGGAACGGCTCACCAGCCAGATCGCCGACGCGCTGATCGAACATCTCAAACCTCGCGGCGCCATTGTCGTTGTCGAGTGTGAACACATGTGCATGTCCATGCGTGGCGTGCGCAAGCCAGGGGCCAAGACAGTCACCAGTGCTGTCCGCGGCCTGCTTCACGAGCCCGCCACCCGGGCCGAAGCCATGAGCCTGATTCTCGGAAGGTAA
- the folP gene encoding dihydropteroate synthase, whose protein sequence is MDSLAAAPGTGPATSPLPVLRARKSMTTFASLPTDRMVVMGILNCTPDSFSDGGDYNSTETAIAHGLRMYYGGADIIDVGGESTRPGAEDVDEAEEQARILPVIATLAKAGALVSVDTRHASTAELALDAGAGLINDVSGANVHEDMITLIAKRQVPYVLMHSRGDSRHMDSLTQYTDVVEDVVAELGEIRERFYAAGVKAENLILDPGIGFSKNAEQNWELLANLDRVAEMGNKILVGTSRKRFLGSLLTSAGKAAAPKERDDATSATSALAGAQGIWGVRVHDVGASLDAAKVAARLRAGRKSRDARLAAAGQARDAQ, encoded by the coding sequence ATGGATTCCCTCGCAGCCGCACCCGGCACGGGCCCGGCCACCTCGCCCCTGCCCGTGCTCCGCGCACGCAAGTCAATGACCACCTTTGCCTCCCTTCCCACGGACCGCATGGTGGTCATGGGAATCCTGAACTGCACCCCTGACTCCTTCAGCGACGGCGGCGACTACAACTCCACCGAAACCGCCATCGCCCACGGCCTGCGCATGTACTACGGCGGTGCCGACATCATCGACGTCGGCGGCGAATCCACCCGGCCCGGCGCCGAGGACGTGGACGAGGCCGAGGAGCAGGCACGGATCCTGCCCGTCATCGCCACCCTGGCCAAGGCCGGCGCGCTGGTCAGCGTGGACACCCGCCACGCCTCCACGGCCGAACTGGCGCTCGACGCAGGTGCCGGGCTCATCAACGACGTCTCCGGCGCCAACGTCCACGAGGACATGATCACGCTCATCGCCAAGCGCCAGGTCCCCTATGTGCTCATGCACAGCCGCGGCGACTCCCGCCACATGGACTCCCTCACGCAATACACGGACGTGGTGGAGGACGTCGTCGCCGAACTCGGCGAGATCCGCGAACGTTTCTACGCGGCCGGCGTCAAGGCCGAAAACCTGATCCTGGACCCGGGCATCGGCTTCTCCAAGAACGCCGAGCAGAACTGGGAACTGCTGGCCAACCTGGACCGCGTGGCAGAAATGGGCAACAAGATCCTGGTGGGCACCTCCCGCAAGCGCTTCCTCGGCTCGCTGCTGACCAGTGCAGGTAAGGCCGCCGCCCCCAAGGAGCGCGACGACGCCACCTCCGCCACCTCCGCCCTCGCCGGTGCGCAGGGCATTTGGGGCGTCCGCGTGCACGACGTCGGCGCCAGCCTTGACGCCGCCAAGGTCGCCGCACGCCTGCGGGCCGGGCGGAAGAGCCGCGACGCACGGCTGGCCGCTGCCGGACAGGCCCGGGACGCACAGTGA
- the folB gene encoding dihydroneopterin aldolase: protein MTRPDTITLKGVTAIGYHGVFDHEKRDGQPFITDVVLHLDIAAAAATDDLSKTADYGAVAEAIVALVTGDPHDLIETLSTRIAEKLLADFPVLDAVEVTVHKPKAPIQVPFGDVAITVFRSRSAAGEAVPA from the coding sequence GTGACGCGCCCCGACACCATCACGCTCAAGGGCGTCACCGCCATCGGCTACCACGGCGTCTTTGACCACGAAAAGCGCGACGGGCAGCCGTTCATCACCGACGTGGTGCTGCACCTGGACATCGCCGCCGCGGCCGCAACGGACGACCTCTCCAAGACCGCGGACTACGGCGCCGTGGCCGAGGCCATTGTGGCCCTGGTGACCGGCGACCCGCACGACCTCATCGAGACGCTCAGCACCCGCATCGCGGAGAAGCTGCTGGCGGACTTCCCGGTGCTCGACGCCGTCGAGGTCACCGTCCACAAGCCCAAGGCGCCCATCCAGGTGCCGTTTGGCGACGTCGCCATCACCGTGTTCCGCAGCCGCAGCGCCGCCGGGGAAGCAGTGCCGGCATGA
- the folK gene encoding 2-amino-4-hydroxy-6-hydroxymethyldihydropteridine diphosphokinase → MTAPQPHVRAVLALGSNLGEREGTLQGAVADLVDRPEVRLLNVSPVVTTKPVGGPPGQPDFLNMVIAVETTLEPLDLLAHCQAVELAHHRTREVRWGARTLDVDIISYGSVTSADPVLTLPHPRAAGRAFVLYPWSLMDPQATLAGESVAALAAAAPDMAGIAHVQDVPQGQEP, encoded by the coding sequence ATGACTGCCCCGCAGCCACACGTCCGGGCCGTCCTGGCGCTGGGCAGCAACCTGGGCGAGCGCGAGGGCACGCTGCAAGGTGCCGTCGCAGACCTGGTGGACCGGCCCGAGGTGCGCCTGCTCAACGTCTCTCCCGTGGTGACCACCAAGCCCGTTGGCGGGCCACCCGGGCAGCCGGACTTCCTGAACATGGTCATCGCGGTCGAGACCACTCTGGAGCCCCTGGACCTGCTGGCCCACTGCCAGGCCGTGGAACTGGCGCACCACCGCACCCGGGAGGTGCGCTGGGGTGCCCGCACCCTGGACGTGGACATCATCAGCTACGGCTCCGTGACAAGCGCGGACCCCGTGCTGACGCTGCCGCACCCGCGGGCGGCCGGGCGGGCCTTTGTGCTTTACCCGTGGTCGCTCATGGACCCGCAGGCAACCCTGGCCGGGGAGTCGGTTGCCGCCCTTGCGGCGGCGGCACCGGACATGGCAGGCATTGCCCACGTGCAGGATGTGCCGCAGGGCCAGGAGCCCTAG
- a CDS encoding DUF3180 domain-containing protein, with protein sequence MSNTMRTIRPAWLVAVAVVTAAVGWLVTELTSRASMALPVLPLSSLITMGLIVVVCLILGLKVRRWRDGNRNKHLDPLLAARTVVLAQACAYAGAVLFGWHAGIMLDQLPTVAMRADLAVIWQIVALLAGGLVMVAVGVMVERFCKLPPEDNDPAAKTRPKHEGRGEEEFA encoded by the coding sequence ATGAGTAACACGATGCGGACCATCAGGCCTGCATGGCTGGTGGCCGTGGCCGTGGTCACGGCGGCGGTCGGATGGCTGGTCACCGAACTGACCTCCAGGGCCAGCATGGCCCTGCCCGTCCTGCCCCTGAGTTCGCTGATCACCATGGGCTTGATCGTTGTTGTGTGCCTGATCCTCGGGTTGAAGGTCCGCCGCTGGCGCGACGGCAACCGGAACAAACACCTCGACCCGCTGCTGGCCGCCCGCACCGTGGTGCTTGCCCAGGCGTGCGCCTATGCAGGGGCAGTGCTGTTTGGCTGGCATGCCGGCATTATGCTGGACCAGCTCCCCACCGTCGCCATGCGCGCAGACCTTGCCGTCATTTGGCAGATCGTGGCACTTCTGGCCGGCGGGCTGGTCATGGTGGCAGTAGGCGTCATGGTTGAACGGTTCTGCAAGCTGCCGCCGGAGGACAATGATCCGGCAGCGAAAACCCGGCCCAAGCACGAGGGCCGCGGGGAGGAAGAATTTGCCTAA